One Streptomyces sp. V4I8 genomic window carries:
- a CDS encoding response regulator, translating into MTAAAEKAIRVLVVEDDPVAADAHMMYVGRVPGFVAVGKAHTGAEARRALERTPVDLLLLDLHLPDVHGLQLARSLRAAGHHADVIAVTSARDLAVVREGVSLGVVQYVLKPFTFATLRDRLVRYAEFHAAVGEASGQDEVDRALAALRAPGPAALPKGLSGPTLERVTGAVREAGEGLTAAGVAETVGISRITARRYLEHLVEAGRAERKPVYGQVGRPELVYRWVPGAGAGAGR; encoded by the coding sequence ATGACGGCGGCGGCGGAGAAGGCGATTCGCGTGCTGGTCGTGGAGGACGATCCGGTGGCGGCGGACGCGCACATGATGTACGTCGGCCGGGTGCCGGGATTCGTCGCGGTCGGCAAGGCCCATACGGGGGCGGAGGCGCGCCGCGCGCTGGAGCGGACGCCGGTGGATCTGCTGTTGCTGGACCTGCACCTGCCGGATGTGCACGGGCTGCAACTGGCCCGGTCACTGCGGGCGGCCGGGCATCACGCGGACGTGATCGCGGTGACGTCGGCCCGGGACCTGGCCGTGGTGCGGGAAGGGGTGTCGCTGGGGGTCGTGCAGTACGTACTGAAGCCCTTCACGTTCGCGACCCTCCGGGACCGGCTGGTCCGGTACGCCGAGTTCCACGCGGCCGTGGGAGAGGCCAGCGGGCAGGACGAGGTGGACCGGGCGCTGGCGGCGCTGCGGGCGCCGGGGCCGGCTGCACTGCCGAAGGGGTTGAGCGGGCCGACGTTGGAGCGGGTGACCGGGGCTGTGCGGGAGGCCGGGGAGGGGCTCACGGCGGCGGGCGTCGCCGAGACCGTGGGCATCTCCCGGATCACGGCTCGGCGGTATCTGGAGCACCTGGTGGAGGCGGGGAGGGCTGAGCGGAAGCCGGTGTACGGGCAGGTGGGAA
- a CDS encoding cation:dicarboxylate symporter family transporter, translating to MAAASSPEKAPAAPVAKAKRDRTHYLYIAVIIAVALGITVGLVAPDFAVELKPIGTGFVNLIKMMISPIIFCTIVLGIGSVRKAAKVGKVGGIALVYFLAMSLVALAIGLVVGNILEPGTGLAVTDAVKDAGHAQVDAEAKDTTEFLLGIIPTTIVSAFTMPDVLQTLLVALLAGFALQGMGSAGEPILRGVQHIQKLVFRILAMVMWMAPVGAFGAIAAVTGSAGVDALKKLAILMLGFYVTCFLFVFIVLGLLLRLVAGLNIFTLFKYLSREFLLILSTSSSESALPRLIAKMEHLGISKPVVGITVPTGYSFNLDGTMIYMTMASLFIADAMGTPMAIAEQIPLLLFLLVASKGAAGVTGAGLATLAGGLQSHKPALVDGIGLIVGIDRFMSEARALTNFAGNAVATVLIGTWTKEIDRGRVDEVLAGHIPFDEATLVDDGHGGHSGPAEAEAEVPEQGGDKELAKA from the coding sequence GTGGCCGCCGCCAGTTCCCCCGAGAAGGCACCCGCCGCTCCCGTCGCCAAAGCCAAACGGGACCGCACGCACTACCTGTACATCGCGGTGATCATCGCGGTGGCCCTCGGTATCACCGTGGGCCTGGTCGCGCCCGACTTCGCGGTCGAGCTGAAGCCCATCGGTACGGGCTTCGTGAACCTGATCAAGATGATGATCTCGCCGATCATCTTCTGCACGATCGTCCTCGGCATCGGCTCGGTACGGAAGGCCGCCAAGGTCGGCAAGGTCGGCGGTATCGCGCTGGTCTACTTCCTCGCGATGTCGCTGGTCGCGCTCGCCATCGGTCTCGTCGTCGGCAACATCCTGGAGCCGGGCACCGGCCTCGCGGTCACCGACGCCGTCAAGGACGCCGGTCACGCACAGGTCGACGCCGAGGCCAAGGACACCACCGAGTTCCTGCTCGGCATCATCCCGACCACGATCGTCTCCGCCTTCACCATGCCCGACGTCCTGCAGACCCTGCTGGTCGCGCTGCTCGCCGGCTTCGCGCTGCAGGGCATGGGCTCGGCCGGAGAGCCGATCCTGCGCGGTGTGCAGCACATCCAGAAGCTTGTCTTCCGCATCCTGGCCATGGTGATGTGGATGGCCCCGGTCGGTGCCTTCGGCGCCATCGCCGCCGTCACCGGTTCCGCCGGCGTCGACGCGCTCAAGAAGCTCGCCATCCTGATGCTCGGCTTCTACGTCACCTGTTTCCTCTTCGTCTTCATCGTGCTCGGTCTGCTGCTGCGGCTCGTCGCCGGCCTCAACATCTTCACGCTCTTCAAGTACCTGAGCCGTGAGTTCCTGCTGATCCTGTCCACCTCCTCCTCCGAGTCCGCGCTGCCGCGCCTCATCGCGAAGATGGAGCACCTGGGCATCAGCAAGCCCGTCGTCGGCATCACCGTTCCGACCGGCTACTCCTTCAACCTCGACGGCACCATGATCTACATGACCATGGCCTCGCTGTTCATCGCCGACGCCATGGGTACGCCGATGGCGATCGCCGAGCAGATCCCGCTGCTGCTCTTCCTGCTGGTCGCCTCCAAGGGCGCCGCCGGTGTCACCGGTGCGGGTCTGGCCACGCTGGCCGGTGGCCTCCAGTCGCACAAGCCCGCCCTGGTGGACGGCATCGGCCTCATCGTCGGCATCGACCGCTTCATGAGCGAGGCCCGCGCCCTGACGAACTTCGCGGGCAACGCCGTCGCCACGGTCCTGATCGGCACCTGGACCAAGGAGATCGACCGCGGCCGCGTCGACGAAGTGCTCGCCGGTCACATCCCGTTCGACGAGGCGACCCTCGTGGACGACGGCCACGGTGGTCACAGCGGCCCGGCCGAGGCCGAGGCCGAGGTGCCGGAACAGGGCGGCGACAAGGAACTCGCCAAGGCCTGA
- a CDS encoding aldo/keto reductase — MRYRTLGDRRVSAVGLGVMPLSIEGRPDDARALATVHAALDAGVTLLDTADSYHLPGAEPGHNELLVARALAAYGGDTDAVLVATKGGRGRPADGSWTVNGDPRHLRAAAEASLRRLGVEAIGLYQLHKPDPAVPFEDSVGALRELLDAGKIRLAGISNTDVDQIRTAHRILGDRLVSVQNQYSPSVLDSEAELQLCAQLGLAFLPWSPLGGISRSSLDGPAGVASAEARAEDGAARAQGGAAQTVDGLSRAADEPRFGAFRAVAAARGVSPQQVCLAWLMARSPAVVPIPGASRPETIRDSAAAAELVLDAEELGRLNGAVVRVG; from the coding sequence ATGCGGTACCGCACTCTTGGCGACCGTCGCGTGAGCGCGGTCGGCCTCGGCGTGATGCCGCTGTCCATCGAGGGCCGCCCCGACGACGCCCGCGCCCTGGCCACCGTGCACGCCGCTCTGGACGCGGGGGTCACGCTGCTGGACACGGCGGACTCGTACCATCTGCCGGGCGCCGAGCCCGGTCACAACGAACTCCTCGTGGCCCGCGCGCTGGCCGCGTACGGCGGCGACACGGACGCCGTGCTGGTGGCCACCAAGGGCGGCCGCGGCCGGCCCGCCGACGGCAGCTGGACGGTGAACGGCGACCCCCGCCACCTCAGGGCGGCCGCCGAGGCCTCGCTGCGACGGCTCGGCGTCGAGGCGATCGGGCTCTACCAGTTGCACAAGCCCGATCCGGCCGTCCCCTTCGAGGACTCGGTCGGCGCACTGCGCGAACTCCTCGACGCGGGCAAGATCCGCCTGGCCGGCATCTCCAACACCGACGTGGACCAGATCCGCACGGCCCACCGAATCCTCGGCGACCGCCTGGTCTCGGTACAGAACCAGTACTCCCCCTCTGTGCTGGACAGCGAGGCCGAGCTACAACTGTGCGCGCAACTGGGCCTGGCATTCCTGCCCTGGAGCCCACTGGGCGGCATCTCCCGCAGCTCGCTGGACGGGCCTGCGGGGGTGGCGAGCGCGGAGGCGAGGGCGGAGGACGGGGCGGCGCGGGCGCAGGGCGGGGCGGCGCAGACGGTGGACGGGCTGTCGCGGGCGGCGGATGAGCCCCGTTTCGGTGCCTTCCGGGCCGTGGCGGCTGCCCGCGGGGTCAGCCCTCAGCAGGTGTGCCTGGCCTGGCTTATGGCGCGGTCCCCGGCGGTGGTCCCCATTCCGGGGGCGAGCCGCCCGGAGACGATCCGGGATTCGGCCGCCGCGGCGGAGCTGGTGCTGGACGCGGAGGAGCTGGGCCGGCTGAACGGGGCGGTCGTTCGGGTCGGCTGA
- a CDS encoding NAD-dependent epimerase/dehydratase family protein has translation MRKAREVLVIGGNRYFGKRLIARLLAAGDRVTVLNRGSSAPPPGVVHLVADRGDEKSLTAALGSRTFDAVVDQVCYTPRQAEIARRVFAGRTGRYVLTSTVEVYEYEDSIAPVRETDVDPVGVAVDLELPWDDPEFLESHYGEGKRQAEAVFAAGPDFPYTAVRVAHVLGGDDDFTGRMTYYADRVSGGTPIAVPVVNHPATYIHVEEIADFLFWTVGQDFTGPVNAASHGPLTTEDLCDAIAAHLPDGKAVFQHVEVGEVSPLSFTRAYAMDNSRATRLGFRFTRARRWLPKAVAETLGKDAA, from the coding sequence ATGCGAAAGGCACGAGAAGTACTGGTCATCGGCGGCAACCGCTATTTCGGCAAGCGGCTGATCGCGCGACTGCTGGCGGCCGGGGACCGGGTGACGGTTCTCAATCGCGGATCGTCGGCGCCGCCACCGGGCGTGGTCCATCTGGTCGCCGACCGCGGCGACGAGAAGTCCCTGACGGCGGCGCTGGGTTCACGGACGTTCGACGCCGTGGTCGACCAGGTCTGCTACACGCCGCGCCAGGCGGAGATCGCCCGCCGCGTGTTCGCCGGCCGCACCGGCCGCTATGTGCTGACGTCGACGGTGGAGGTGTACGAGTACGAGGACTCGATCGCCCCGGTGCGCGAGACGGACGTGGATCCGGTGGGCGTGGCCGTCGACCTCGAACTCCCCTGGGACGACCCGGAGTTCCTCGAATCCCACTACGGCGAGGGCAAGCGGCAGGCGGAGGCCGTATTCGCCGCCGGCCCGGACTTCCCGTACACGGCGGTGCGCGTCGCCCATGTGCTGGGCGGGGACGACGACTTCACGGGCCGTATGACGTACTACGCGGACCGGGTCAGCGGCGGGACCCCGATCGCCGTACCGGTGGTGAACCACCCGGCGACGTACATCCATGTCGAGGAGATCGCCGACTTCCTCTTCTGGACGGTGGGCCAGGACTTCACGGGGCCGGTCAACGCCGCCTCGCACGGCCCGCTGACCACCGAGGACCTGTGCGACGCGATCGCCGCGCACCTCCCGGACGGCAAGGCCGTCTTCCAGCACGTCGAGGTCGGCGAGGTCTCCCCGCTCTCCTTCACCCGCGCCTACGCCATGGACAACTCCCGTGCCACACGGCTGGGTTTCCGTTTCACCCGTGCCCGGCGGTGGCTCCCGAAGGCCGTCGCCGAGACCCTCGGAAAGGACGCCGCCTGA
- a CDS encoding Lrp/AsnC family transcriptional regulator → MGDQAAVPKEPRHLRPATVETSVAFDALDRQILELLQTDGRIKLSELGRRVRLSPAAVTERVRRLEAAGAITGYGAQIAPARLGYGIQAFIRVNPHGGYTLKHPRTLELLDRPEIMEVHHVVGEDCWILKVAVEDTVHLEDVLEQTSALGRTTTSIVLSSPVRGKPLLPRLP, encoded by the coding sequence ATGGGAGATCAGGCCGCCGTGCCGAAAGAACCACGGCATCTGCGCCCGGCCACCGTCGAAACATCGGTGGCCTTCGACGCCCTGGACCGGCAGATCCTCGAACTGCTCCAGACCGACGGCCGGATCAAACTGAGCGAGCTGGGCCGCCGCGTGCGTCTCAGCCCGGCAGCCGTCACCGAGCGCGTACGGCGACTGGAGGCGGCGGGCGCGATCACGGGGTACGGCGCCCAGATCGCCCCCGCCCGGCTCGGTTATGGCATCCAGGCGTTCATCCGCGTCAACCCGCACGGCGGCTACACCCTCAAACACCCCCGCACCCTGGAGCTGCTCGACCGCCCGGAGATCATGGAGGTCCACCACGTGGTCGGCGAGGACTGCTGGATCCTCAAGGTCGCCGTCGAGGACACCGTCCACCTGGAGGACGTGCTCGAACAGACCTCGGCGCTGGGCCGTACGACGACGTCGATCGTGCTGTCCTCCCCGGTGCGCGGAAAGCCGCTCCTGCCGCGGTTGCCCTGA
- a CDS encoding MerR family transcriptional regulator, which produces MRIGELAARAGTTTRTLRYYESRGLLPARRSGNGYRTYDESDLRLLRQIRTLQDFGFDLEETRPFVECLRAGHPEGDSCPASLAVYRRKLDELDGLIGELQAVRAKIGLRLAMAEGEPPLCELGGQEL; this is translated from the coding sequence ATGCGAATCGGCGAGCTGGCCGCACGGGCCGGGACCACGACGCGCACGTTGCGCTACTACGAGTCACGGGGACTGCTGCCCGCGCGGCGCAGCGGCAACGGGTATCGCACGTACGACGAGAGCGACCTGCGGCTGCTGCGGCAGATCAGGACGTTGCAGGACTTCGGGTTCGACCTGGAGGAGACCCGGCCGTTCGTGGAGTGTCTGCGGGCCGGGCATCCGGAGGGCGACTCGTGTCCCGCCTCGCTCGCGGTCTACCGGCGCAAGCTCGACGAGCTCGACGGGCTGATCGGGGAGTTGCAGGCCGTGCGGGCCAAGATCGGCCTGCGGCTGGCGATGGCCGAGGGGGAACCACCGTTGTGCGAACTGGGAGGGCAGGAACTGTGA